In Carya illinoinensis cultivar Pawnee chromosome 7, C.illinoinensisPawnee_v1, whole genome shotgun sequence, the following are encoded in one genomic region:
- the LOC122315635 gene encoding uncharacterized protein LOC122315635 isoform X1: MRFTKGGKVEVLIKKEVPPGEWHCARIISDNGRTYSVVFEGSCSMGSEALVERVPRNAIRPCPPVGSVESWAVGDVVEVFDVGSWKIAMVSKVLSWDYYLARLLGSHEEFKVHKSNIRVRQSWQDNEWFVLGKGQGSFEVVKRDKPSSLNCHHMTSEFPQFNTRRKMQTGNNCLAAQDNTCFQESHIVSSRTLKRFSPYFSSHIEANTKKVRGIQKEGEHRRLISESVSPLLEKVDAVAYPRVNPGETYMHASSNNETGYFELKRGNQNGSIFCLHERSSEPIDCGSVSSSVGSCSVVSDSPNKLSGHILSGHAQDANSFDNRGYEEGKCLISMNDDVAARIHILELHAYRCTLEAIYASGSLSWEQEALLTNLRISLNISNDEHLMEIRNLKSARTGIYCS; the protein is encoded by the exons ATGAGATTCACGAAGGGGGGTAAAGTTGAGGTACTGATAAAGAAAGAGGTGCCTCCAGGTGAGTGGCATTGTGCTAGGATTATCTCAGATAATGGGCGCACTTACAGTGTTGTATTCGAAGGTTCTTGCAGCATGGGAAGTGAGGCACTTGTGGAGCGAGTGCCAAGGAATGCCATTAGGCCTTGCCCTCCGGTGGGAAGTGTGGAGAGTTGGGCGGTTGGAGATGTGGTGGAAGTGTTTGATGTTGGTTCGTGGAAAATAGCCATGGTTTCGAAGGTCTTAAGCTGGGATTATTATTTGGCTAGGCTATTGGGATCTCATGAGGAGTTCAAAGTTCACAAATCCAACATCCGGGTGCGTCAGTCTTGGCAAGATAATGAATGGTTTGTGCTTGGAAAG GGTCAAGGGAGTTTTGAGGTGGTGAAACGTGACAAGCCGTCTAGCTTGAACTGTCATCATATGACTTCTGAGTTTCCGCAATTTAATACAAGGAGAAAGATGCAGACAGGAAATAATTGTTTAGCTGCTCAAGACAATACTTGTTTCCAGGAGTCTCATATTGTCTCATCAAGAACATTGAAGAGATTTTCCCCTTATTTCTCCTCTCATATTGAAGCAAATACCAAAAAAGTGAGAGGAATCCAGAAAGAGGGTGAGCATAGAAGACTGATTTCAGAGTCTGTATCCCCATTGCTGGAAAAGGTAGATGCTGTTGCTTACCCACGAGTAAATCCGGGTGAAACATACATGCATGCTTCCTCTAATAATGAAACTGGATATTTTGAATTGAAGAGGGGCAATCAGAATGGTTCAATTTTTTGTCTTCATGAAAGAAGTTCGGAACCTATTGATTGTGGTAGTGTTTCATCTTCTGTTGGTAGTTGTAGTGTTGTTAGTGACAGTCCAAATAAGTTGTCTGGTCATATTTTATCAGGCCATGCTCAAGATGCAAATTCCTTTGATAACCGTGGATATGAGGAAGGAAAATGTCTTATTTCCATGAATGACGATGTAGCGGCAAGAATCCATATATTAGAGTTGCATGCTTATCGCTGCACTCTAGAAGCAATATATGCTTCTGGGTCCTTAAGTTGGGAACAGGAAGCTCTATTGACAAATCTCCGTATTTCACTCAACATTTCTAATGATGAACATTTGATGGAGATAAGGAATTTAAAATCAGCCCGAACTGGCATTTATTGTAGTTAA